From Montipora foliosa isolate CH-2021 chromosome 6, ASM3666993v2, whole genome shotgun sequence, a single genomic window includes:
- the LOC138005645 gene encoding tigger transposable element-derived protein 4-like, with protein sequence MASRPSATGKRKDLSASEKVQVIEYKKENPSAGVRSIAEKFGCSKSQIQSILAKKDEILEHYGANKNAHCKRARLSQLKNVDEATYEWYQKARSKNIPVTGPMLQEKAKRANEELGDATFKASNGWLDRFKKRYNVTSKVISGEAGGVCEETVASRKECLPSILSGYSPENVLNMDETGQFYLALPNRSLAEVSKQCTGGKKSKERVTCAFFVNAAGGSEEPIVIGKSKSPRCFKAIKDRSQLPCSYFSQAKSWMDFNILDEVLSKLNRKLARKQRNVILFQDNAPCHPPDMKGKYDHIKIVFFPANCTSRLQPLDLGIIQAFKPDADTRCQQNR encoded by the coding sequence ATGGCTTCACGTCCTTCAGCAACGGGTAAAAGAAAAGATTTAAGTGCTTCTGAAAAGGTTCAAGTCATCGAgtacaaaaaggaaaatccaaGTGCTGGCGTGCGATCAATTGCTGAGAAGTTTGGTTGCAGCAAATCACAAATTCAGTCTATTCTAGCAAAGAAGGATGAAATATTGGAACATTACGGTGCAAACAAGAATGCACATTGTAAAAGAGCCAGATTATCACAGTTGAAAAATGTAGACGAGGCAACGTACGAGTGGTATCAAAAGGCAAGATCCAAGAACATACCAGTAACCGGGCCGATGTTACAAGAAAAAGCCAAACGAGCGAATGAAGAGCTTGGAGACGCGACATTCAAAGCGTCTAATGGATGGCTAGACAGATTCAAGAAAAGGTACAATGTAACAAGCAAAGTGATCAGTGGCGAAGCAGGAGGGGTTTGTGAAGAAACTGTAGCATCTCGGAAAGAGTGCCTACCGAGTATTTTGAGCGGCTACTCCCCAGAGAATGTCTTAAACATGGACGAGACAGGACAATTTTATCTAGCACTACCAAACAGATCTCTTGCCGAGGTGTCAAAGCAGTGCACCGGGGGGAAAAAATCCAAAGAAAGAGTGACTTGCGCTTTTTTTGTCAATGCAGCAGGCGGAAGTGAAGAACCAATtgttattggaaaatcaaaaagcCCACGCTGTTTTAAAGCAATCAAGGATAGGTCCCAACTGCCCTGCTCATACTTCAGCCAGGCTAAATCCTGGATGGATTTTAACATCCTCGATGAGGTGCTATCCAAGCTAAACCGGAAATTagcaagaaagcaaagaaatgtgATCTTATTTCAGGACAATGCCCCCTGCCATCCTCCAGATATGAAAGGGAAATACGATCACATCAAGATCGTGTTTTTTCCAGCAAATTGTACGTCTAGATTACAGCCTCTTGATCTTGGTATAATCCAGGCATTTAAACCTGATGCTGACACACGTTGTCAGCAAAATAGATGA